The Chryseolinea soli nucleotide sequence GCCGTGGCACGTGTGTTGATCCTGGGGCTTTTGATGGCCGTGTTCACTTTGTTTATTATGCTGATGAGCATGGCCGTGGCCTTTAAGATCGGCGAATCCCTTGGTGCATTCGGAGGCTTTGCCATCGTGGCGGGCTTCTATTTGCTGGTGGGCGTTTTGCTTGTGTTGATGCGGGATGGCATCCGCGAAGCGCTGGAAAAACAGCTTAGTGAAATCATGAAGAAAAAGAAAAAGTAGCGCGTATGGAGTTGCTGGAATCGAATGACCCGAAACTGGAGTTGCTAAAAAAATCTGCCAAACACCGGCAGGACCTGGAGGATGAAGTACGGTTGATCTCCGCCAAAACGGAAAGGATCATCACCAACGCCCTCATCATCGGCGGAACGCTGGCAGCCGCCTATGTGCTGGTGCGTCAATTCTCGGGGCCTTCCAAAAAACGCAAAGTAAAAACACAAAAATTGAAAGTGGTGCAAGCCGCTCCCGCAGACGCAGCCGAAATGGAAGAGGAGGAATCTTTTGCTCCCGGCATTGTGTCGCAAGTAGGGCAGGCCATCGCCAGCCAGGCCACCGTATTCCTGCTGGGCCTGGCCAAGGAAAAACTCTCGGAGTTTCTCCAGGGTCAATTCGACAAGAAAGAAGAACAAAGCAATGAGCGTCCTTAAAACCCTGCGCGACCGCCATGCGCTGGGAAAGAAATCCATCGCCGTATTAGTCGACCCCGACAAAGCGGAAGACCCCGCACGACTGCTGCAACTGGTGAACCTGGCCAGCGAAAACTGCATCGACTTTTTCTTTGTGGGCGGAAGCCTCGTCACCACGTCGAACCTGGCGGAGGTCGTGAAGGTGATCAAAGAAAATGTGACCATCCCCGTGGTGCTCTTCCCGGGCAACTCCATGCAAGTGGAGCCCACAGCCGATGCGTTGTTATTTCTCTCCCTCATCTCGGGCCGCAATCCCGAACTGCTGATCGGTCAACACGTGGTGGCTGCCCCCATCATTCGCAATACGAAACTGGAAGTTATTCCCACGGGATACGTGCTCATCAATTCGGGTCGCATCACATCGGTGGCCTACATCAGCAACACAACACCCATCCCCGACGATAAATATTCGCTGGCGGCTTGCACAGCACTGGCCGGCGAAATGCTGGGTCTTCAATCCATTTACCTCGACGCCGGAAGTGGTGCGGAAAAGGAGATCAGCGCCAAGATGATCGCCACCGTGCGCAAGTCGGTGAGCGTACCCCTAATTGTGGGGGGTGGCATCAACACCAGTCAAAAAGCATTCAACGCATTGGAGGCCGGGGCCGACATGATCGTCATTGGCAATGCGCTTGAGAAAAATCCCAATCTGCTTATGGAGATTTCCGACAAGGTGTATGAATGGAATCAAAGCATTGAAGCCGGTAAGTAGAACGATCGGCCTTCTATAAAATAAGAGAGGCTTCCTTGTGGAAGCCTCTTTTTATTTGGAGATAATAGGATCAGAACAATTTTTCTTCCGGGGGTTTGATGTTGCTCAACCGGAGATAGACGGTGGTTTGTCCACGGTGGTGGGTTTGGTGTTCGAAGGTTTTTGCCAAGGCCACCTGGCGGGTCATGTCCATGTTGAAGACTTTGCACGTTTCGGCACCCTTCGTGTCGTTCATGCCTTTGGCGATGTCGATCACGTAATCATAGCTATCCATCACGGCGGTAGTCAGTTCGGCTTTGGTTTTGTATTTGTCGGATTGCTCCATCGAGCCAAAAGGCACGGGAGTTTGTTTGCCCGCAGCGGCCGAGGATAGCCCGTAGTTCGCTTCGGCGAGGTGAAGCATTTGCTGGCGGAAGCTGCGCATCTCCCCCGTAGGCTTGAAGTTGATGGAGGCGTCGGTGGAAGCATCCAGATAAGATTTTGTGTAGGCTTTGGCGCGTTCCCAGTCGGCTACATTTTGCGCCATCTGTTCCATGGCGACGCGCTTATTTTCGGCGCGTTTAAAAGAGACGAGCACACTGGCCGTCACCAGCAAAGCAACAACCGTGAGTACGATTTTGGTGGTTTTCATAACTATTGGGTTTTTTTGGGTAGGGCGATAAAGATAGAGCTTTTGGTAGATATAAACAGAAGCCCTTTATCAGAATGTTCTTGGTTAACAGACCCACGCGGACGTACTTTGGATGAATAGTATTTGACCTATGAAAAATCTTGCAGTATGTTTATCCCTGATCGCCGTGATCTTTTACGGATGTTCTCCCGCTGAAAAGCCGACCGAAGTTATGATGATACAAGACCCGCATACTTTTGCCGCTCCCGGCACAGCCACCGTGACGCACCTGAAATGGAAAGCCACCGTCGATTTCGACACCAAGACCATCAGGGCCACCGCCACCTGGCAGATCAAAGCCCAACCCGATGCCGATGTCATCATCTTTGACACCAAAGGCTTGACCATCGACAGTGTGACCTTGGACGACGGCAGACCGGCCAATTTCAAATCCGGCAACCCGGATAGTTTGTTGGGGAGGCCGCTGGCCGTGCTGATACCCTCAGGCGTGAAGGCGGTCAATATCACCTATCAAACAGCGCCCGGCGCAGAGGCATTGCAATGGCTTTCGCCGGCACAAACTGCGGGCAAACGCGAGCCTTTTCTGTTCACACAATCGGAAGCCATTTTGGCCCGGAGTTGGGTGCCTTGCCAGGACTCGCCCAGCGTCCGGTTCACTTACGAAGCCGACGTCACTGTGCCGAAGCAACTTTTGGCGCTCATGAGCGCTTCCAATCCACAACAAAAGAACGCGACCGGCACCTATCATTTTGAGATGAAGCAACCCATACCGTCATACCTGTTGGCGTTGGCGGTTGGGGATATAGCCTTTAAACCGGTCAGTGCCCGCAGCGGTGTTTATGCTGAGCCTTCGGTGGTGGATACCGCCGCGTGGGAACTGGTAGATATGGAGAAGATGATTGCAGGAGCAGAGGAATTATACGGCGCCTATCCGTGGGAGCGCTATGATGTGATCGTGCTGCCGCCGAGCTTCCCGTTTGGTGGCATGGAAAATCCCCGGCTCACGTTTGCAACGCCCACCATACTGGCCGGCGACCGCTCCCTTACGTCACTCATTGCGCACGAACTGGCGCACAGCTGGTCGGGCAACCTGGTGACCAATGCCACCTGGAACGACTTCTGGCTCAACGAAGGCTTCACCGTCTATTTCGAGCATCGCATCATGGAGAAATTGTACGGCAAGGATTACTCCGAAATGCTGGCCATGCTCTCGCTCCAGGAACTGAAGGAGACCATCGCTTCGCTGAAAGCCGAGAACCTCTATGGCGACACCAAACTGAAGCTGGACCTCGAGGGGCGCAACCCCGACGACGGCATGACGGACATCGCCTATAACAAAGGCTATTTCTTTTTGCGTTCGATCGAAGAACAATACGGCCGCGACAAGTTCGACGCCTTCCTGAAAGATTATTTCGCCGCGAACGCGTTTCATGGTGTGGATACGGATGGTTTTATACGATACATCAAAACATATTACAAGGACAAATTCTCCATCGCGCTGGACGAGGCAAATTTCAAGGCCTGGATCTTTACGGAAGGCTTGCCGCAAAATTGCCCCGTGCCGGTATCCGACCGTTTCGCGAAAGTGGATGCGTTCCTGGCCCAATGGAAGGCCACCGGAAAAACCGACGATGCGGTGGCCAAATCCTGGAGCACCCACGAATGGCTTCACTTCATCAAAAATCTCCCCGACACGTTGTCACCGGCTCAACTGAAAGCCCTTGATACGTTCGGCCACTTCACCGCCTCGGGCAATTCCGAAATTCTCACCGCCTGGCTGATCAAGACCATACGGTTTGGCTACACGCCAGCAGATGCAAAACTGGAAGACTTTTTGATCCACAATGGCCGCCGCAAATTCCTGAGCCCGCTGTATAATGAATTGGCGAAGACACCTGAGGGAATAAAAAAAGCGCGGGCCATCTATCAGAAGGCGAGACCGAACTATCACTTCGTGGCGACAAACACCTTCGATAAATTGCTGAAGTAGAAACCTATTCAGGCATAAATCCCTCAAACTTTAACCGCTTCCACTATGTCTATCATCAAAAAATTCAAATCGACCCTGGGCCTTTTGCAAACGCTCGACCTGGAAAAGATCGGGAGACTCTCGCAAAAAGTAGACCTCAACAAAATGGTGGGGTTGGTGAGCAGTATGAAAGAAGAAGATCTGCAGAAGCTGATCAAATTCATGGAGGGCGGCAAAAAGAAACACGAATTCCCGGAGATTGATGGCGACTTCTACGATCTGCACGATCTCTTAAAACCAGACGAGCAAGCCATCATCATGCAGGTGCGCGAGTTCATGCAGAAAGAAGTGCGGCCCATCGTGAATTCGTATTGGTTGAAAGATGAGTTCCCACACCAGATCATTCCGCAGTTGGCCAAGCTCAACATTTGCGGGCTCACCTATCAAGGCTATGGTTGCCCCGGAAGATCGTCGCTACTGGAAGGCTTTCTGGCCATGGAGATGGCGCGGGTGGATTGTTCGGTGTCCACTTTCTTTGGCGTGCAAAGCGGGTTGGCGATGGGTTCCATATACTATTGTGGATCGGAAGAGCAGAAACAAAAATGGTTGCCCCCCATGCAACGCATGGAACTCATCGGCGCATTTGGTCTCACTGAACCGGAAGTGGGCAGCGGCGCCGCCGGCGGACTCACGTGCACCTGTAAACGGAACGGTGATAAGTGGATCATCAACGGACAGAAAAAATGGATCGGCAACGCCACGTTTGCCGACATCATTATTATCTGGGCGCGCGACCTGGACGATGGCAACGTGAAAGGCTTCATCGTAGAAAAAGACTCGCCGGGTTTTAAAGCGGAGAAGATCAAGGGGAAGATGGCGTTGCGGATCGTGCAAAATGCGCTGATCACACTGACCAACTGCGAAGTGCCCGAATATAACCGCCTGCAAGAGGGACACGGCTTCAAGGACACCGCCAAAGTGTTGCGCATGACCCGTGCCGGTGTGGCGTGGCAAGCCGTGGGCTGTGGCCGCGGGGCCTATGAGAGCGCGCTGCGCTACACCAACGAACGCAAACAATTTGGCCGGACCATCAGCAGCTTCCAGATGGTGCAGGATCTTTTGGTGATGATGCTGAGCAACCTCACGGCCATGCAAACCATGGTATGCCGCCTTTCGCAGTTGCAGGACAGTGGCAGGCTCACAGACGAGCATGCGTCGCTCGCAAAAGTATTTTGCACGCTACGCACCCGCGACATCGTGAGCCACGCCCGTGAATTGTTTGGAGGCAACGGTATTTTGATTGAAAATGACATTGCCCGTTTTGTGGCCGACGCGGAGGCGATCTATTCCTATGAAGGAACAAAAGAGATCAACACCCTCATCGTAGGCCGGGCCATCACCGGACAAAGTGCCTTTGTATAAAATTTTATAAACGCTATTGCATCACGGGGCGGTGAACGCACGGCTCCGGCTTCAAAACTATCACGCATGAATAAACTGTTTACGGCAGCGCTCCTCCTGGTGGCCTGCCTGCCATTATCGGCACAAAAGAAGTCCGTTGTTCCACCCAAGAAGGCACTCACGGCCGACGCCTTTGCGATCTGGAAGGAGATACCCTACAAAGCCATCAGTCCCGACGGAAATGTGGCAGCGTTCACCATCAACCCGCAAGATGGCGACGGCAAAGTGGTCTTCTATCATTTGAAAACCAATGCGCAGGATTCCGTCCGCCGCGCGGCCGAAATAAACCTGACCGCCGACAGCAAGTATGCCGTGTTCAAGATCAAACCACCGCTCCTGCAAGTGAAGGAAATGCGTCGCCAGAAAAAGAAAAAGGAAGACCTTCCGAAGGACTCCCTGGGTATTTATTCGTTTGCTTCGCGGAAGACGGAGAAGATCGCGGAAGTGAGGTCCTATAAAATTCCGGAGAAGGCCGGGGGATGGATCGCCTACCAGCTTGAAGCCAAAAAAGATGTGAAGCCAAAACCGGAAGAGAAAAAGCCGGAAGAAAAACCAAAGACGCTGCCCGACACGCTTAAAAAGAAAGAAGTAAAACCCAAACCCGCCAAAAAGAACAACGACACCAATGGCTACACGCTAAAGCTCAAAAGGCTCGCCGACGGCAAGGAAGTTTCATTCGGCTTTGTAAAAGATTATACCCTCGCCAAATACGGCCAGGGCCTGCTCCTGACCACGTCGGGCAATGACAGCACGATGAAGGCCGGCGTTTATTGGTACGACTTAAAAGAAGAGAAGCTGACCACACTGTTGGAGGGAAAAAGCAAACAGAAATTCAAAAACCTTTCCATAAACGAAGACGGAACACAAATCGCCTTTGTCGCCGACCTCGACACGACCAAGGCGCCCCTGCGCTATCCGAAACTTTACTACTGGAAAACCAGCGAACCCAAAGCTGCGATACTGGCCGACGAAACCTCAGCATCGCTTCCAGCCAGGTGGATCGTGAGCGAACACAGCACCCCCTATTTTTCAAAAGATGGAACAAAACTTTATCTCGGCGTGAACCCCCAGCCGGTGGTGCAAGACACCACCTTGCTCCCGGAGGAAATCGTGAGCGTCGAGATCTGGAGCGCGCGCGACAGTGTGTTGTATACGCAGCAGAATAAACAACTCGATGCCACCCGCAAGCAAGCCTTCGCTGGGGTAATACACCTGCAGAATAAAAAGCTGGTCGTGCTCGCCAACAAAGACATCCCCACCGTAGCGGTAGCGGACGAAGGCAACGCCAACGTCGCCTTGGCCACATCCGACATCAACTATCGCTGGTCCGATTTTTATGATCCCTCCGGATTCAACGATGCTTACGTGTTGGATCTTAGCAACGGGGCACGTCAACAAGTGATCTCAAAAGTCAAAGGGAATCCAAATCTTTCCGCGAAAGGGAAATATGCTTATTGGTTTAACCTCGAAGACACGACGTGGTATTGTTATTCCGTAGCCACTCAAAAAACAGTGGCCCTCACCAAATCGCTGAAAACCTCTTTTGCCGACGAAGAAAACGATACCCCCGACTATTCTTCTGCCTATGGCGTTCTCGGTTGGACAGCCAACGATGCCGCGCTGTTGGTATACGACCGCTATGACATCTGGTCGCTGGACCCTGAAGCTAAAATCGCTCCGGTCAATGTCACCAAGATCGGCAGACAACAGAAATTAATATTCCGCTATATCCGACTGGACCCCGAAGAGCGTTTCATCGATCCATCGAAAGAATTGTTGCTGTCGGTTTTCAACGAGGACTCAAAACAATCCGGCTATTACAAGCTTTCGCTGAAAGACAACAAGCTCACCAAACTGTTGATGAGCGATCATCGCTATGCCGTTACCACCAAAGCCAGGAACGCAGACAAACTCATTTTCACCCGCGAAAATTTTCGCGAATTCCCCGACGTGTGGACCTCGGATGTGAACTTCACAGCATCAACAACAAAGAAACTGTCGGATGCCAACCCGCAGATGAAACAATACAAGTGGGGCACTGTAGAAATCGTGGAGTGGGTGTCGCTGGACAACGTTCCCCTGAAGGGCCTCCTCTACAAGCCCGACAATTTCGACCCGTCGAAGAAGTATCCTATGATCGTGTACTACTACGAAAAGAACAGTGACGGCATCCACACCTACGTGGCGCCGGAGCCGTTGCGCTCGTCGGTGAACCGCTCGATGTATGTGA carries:
- a CDS encoding phage holin family protein, yielding MLKDSILKFLKLDTLVEHLTGFVETRIELMKLEIKEEVAKAVARVLILGLLMAVFTLFIMLMSMAVAFKIGESLGAFGGFAIVAGFYLLVGVLLVLMRDGIREALEKQLSEIMKKKKK
- a CDS encoding DinB family protein yields the protein MKTTKIVLTVVALLVTASVLVSFKRAENKRVAMEQMAQNVADWERAKAYTKSYLDASTDASINFKPTGEMRSFRQQMLHLAEANYGLSSAAAGKQTPVPFGSMEQSDKYKTKAELTTAVMDSYDYVIDIAKGMNDTKGAETCKVFNMDMTRQVALAKTFEHQTHHRGQTTVYLRLSNIKPPEEKLF
- a CDS encoding geranylgeranylglyceryl/heptaprenylglyceryl phosphate synthase, producing MSVLKTLRDRHALGKKSIAVLVDPDKAEDPARLLQLVNLASENCIDFFFVGGSLVTTSNLAEVVKVIKENVTIPVVLFPGNSMQVEPTADALLFLSLISGRNPELLIGQHVVAAPIIRNTKLEVIPTGYVLINSGRITSVAYISNTTPIPDDKYSLAACTALAGEMLGLQSIYLDAGSGAEKEISAKMIATVRKSVSVPLIVGGGINTSQKAFNALEAGADMIVIGNALEKNPNLLMEISDKVYEWNQSIEAGK
- a CDS encoding alpha/beta hydrolase family protein, translated to MNKLFTAALLLVACLPLSAQKKSVVPPKKALTADAFAIWKEIPYKAISPDGNVAAFTINPQDGDGKVVFYHLKTNAQDSVRRAAEINLTADSKYAVFKIKPPLLQVKEMRRQKKKKEDLPKDSLGIYSFASRKTEKIAEVRSYKIPEKAGGWIAYQLEAKKDVKPKPEEKKPEEKPKTLPDTLKKKEVKPKPAKKNNDTNGYTLKLKRLADGKEVSFGFVKDYTLAKYGQGLLLTTSGNDSTMKAGVYWYDLKEEKLTTLLEGKSKQKFKNLSINEDGTQIAFVADLDTTKAPLRYPKLYYWKTSEPKAAILADETSASLPARWIVSEHSTPYFSKDGTKLYLGVNPQPVVQDTTLLPEEIVSVEIWSARDSVLYTQQNKQLDATRKQAFAGVIHLQNKKLVVLANKDIPTVAVADEGNANVALATSDINYRWSDFYDPSGFNDAYVLDLSNGARQQVISKVKGNPNLSAKGKYAYWFNLEDTTWYCYSVATQKTVALTKSLKTSFADEENDTPDYSSAYGVLGWTANDAALLVYDRYDIWSLDPEAKIAPVNVTKIGRQQKLIFRYIRLDPEERFIDPSKELLLSVFNEDSKQSGYYKLSLKDNKLTKLLMSDHRYAVTTKARNADKLIFTRENFREFPDVWTSDVNFTASTTKKLSDANPQMKQYKWGTVEIVEWVSLDNVPLKGLLYKPDNFDPSKKYPMIVYYYEKNSDGIHTYVAPEPLRSSVNRSMYVSNDYIIFVPDIVYRIGYPGQSAYNCIMPGVTKLLSLGFVDEKNVGLQGHSWGGYQTAYLVTRTNFFKAAEAGAVVSNMVSAYGGIRWETGLSRMFQYEHSQSRLGATLWEKPLLYVENSPIFFADKIETPLLLLHNDADGHVPWYQGIEMYMALRRLNKPAWMLNYNGEPHWPVKRENRIDFQIRMGQFFDHYLKGAPMPEWMRKGIPAVEKGINKGYSTK
- a CDS encoding acyl-CoA dehydrogenase family protein encodes the protein MSIIKKFKSTLGLLQTLDLEKIGRLSQKVDLNKMVGLVSSMKEEDLQKLIKFMEGGKKKHEFPEIDGDFYDLHDLLKPDEQAIIMQVREFMQKEVRPIVNSYWLKDEFPHQIIPQLAKLNICGLTYQGYGCPGRSSLLEGFLAMEMARVDCSVSTFFGVQSGLAMGSIYYCGSEEQKQKWLPPMQRMELIGAFGLTEPEVGSGAAGGLTCTCKRNGDKWIINGQKKWIGNATFADIIIIWARDLDDGNVKGFIVEKDSPGFKAEKIKGKMALRIVQNALITLTNCEVPEYNRLQEGHGFKDTAKVLRMTRAGVAWQAVGCGRGAYESALRYTNERKQFGRTISSFQMVQDLLVMMLSNLTAMQTMVCRLSQLQDSGRLTDEHASLAKVFCTLRTRDIVSHARELFGGNGILIENDIARFVADAEAIYSYEGTKEINTLIVGRAITGQSAFV
- a CDS encoding M1 family metallopeptidase, with product MKNLAVCLSLIAVIFYGCSPAEKPTEVMMIQDPHTFAAPGTATVTHLKWKATVDFDTKTIRATATWQIKAQPDADVIIFDTKGLTIDSVTLDDGRPANFKSGNPDSLLGRPLAVLIPSGVKAVNITYQTAPGAEALQWLSPAQTAGKREPFLFTQSEAILARSWVPCQDSPSVRFTYEADVTVPKQLLALMSASNPQQKNATGTYHFEMKQPIPSYLLALAVGDIAFKPVSARSGVYAEPSVVDTAAWELVDMEKMIAGAEELYGAYPWERYDVIVLPPSFPFGGMENPRLTFATPTILAGDRSLTSLIAHELAHSWSGNLVTNATWNDFWLNEGFTVYFEHRIMEKLYGKDYSEMLAMLSLQELKETIASLKAENLYGDTKLKLDLEGRNPDDGMTDIAYNKGYFFLRSIEEQYGRDKFDAFLKDYFAANAFHGVDTDGFIRYIKTYYKDKFSIALDEANFKAWIFTEGLPQNCPVPVSDRFAKVDAFLAQWKATGKTDDAVAKSWSTHEWLHFIKNLPDTLSPAQLKALDTFGHFTASGNSEILTAWLIKTIRFGYTPADAKLEDFLIHNGRRKFLSPLYNELAKTPEGIKKARAIYQKARPNYHFVATNTFDKLLK